In Salinarimonas sp., a genomic segment contains:
- a CDS encoding sarcosine oxidase subunit alpha family protein — MSARQPFRLPRGGRIDRSRPLTLTFDGRAYEGYAGDTVAATLIANGVHLMGRSFKYHRPRGLLSAGTDEPNALFSVDRGPGRVDPNNRASVVEATDGLVVGSQNRWPNLSFDVGAVNDLLSPVFVAGFYYKTFMWPRKFWDKVYEPIIRAAAGLGVAPKEGDPDRYAHRHAHCDVLIVGAGPAGLAAALAAARSGKRVMLADEQSEPGGALLHDVTSTIEGKPAQQWVAETLAELDGFETVVVLPRTTAFGYYNHNHAALVERVCDHLGRDAARDMPRERLWQVRAGEVVLATGSHERPLVFADNDRPGILLAESLRVFVNRYGVAPGRKVVIATTGSSAYTVAADLHAAGIAVTLVDARLEADCAEDAAWLRARGVEVIAGHTVVGSKGRLRVTGLIVAPLTANGSVGARRTLPCDCVGMSGGWTPAVHLYSQSRGKLAFDAERDAFLPATSAQAERSAGACAGEYDLAACLNAGFAAGAAAAGVDAARSFQASATRTGFQPMRVLPTDVDPGKVRAFLDFQNDVTAKDVKLAVREGFHSIEHVKRYTTTGMATDQGKTSNMNALGLVAGLLDKPLPAVGTTTFRPPYTPVSFSALVGPNKGDLFDPIRRTPIHDWAVEHGAAFENVSLWRRAWYFPKAGEDMHAAVLRECRAVRESVGIFDASTLGKIEVVGPDAAEFMNRMYVNAWTKLAPGKCRYGLMLKEDGYITDDGVVARMADDRFHVTTTTGGAPRVLALMEDYLQTEWPDLNVFLTSITEQWAVIALQGPKAREILSTLVSDIDLSNEAFPHMSVREGYICGVPTRLMRVSFTGELGFEINVPADYGRAVWEAVYEAGRPFGITPYGTETMHVLRAEKGFIIVGQETDGTVTADDVGLGGMVSKVKADFVGKRSLSRPDVVASGRKQLVGLVTEDPSELLDEGAQIVLDPTAPKPVPMLGHVTSSYVSPAAGRTIALALVADGRARMGETVHVTTMRGFARATITETVFVDPKGERVNA, encoded by the coding sequence ATGAGCGCCCGTCAGCCCTTCCGTCTGCCCCGCGGCGGCCGCATCGACCGGTCCCGCCCGCTGACCCTCACCTTCGACGGCCGGGCCTACGAGGGCTATGCCGGCGACACGGTGGCCGCGACCCTCATCGCCAACGGCGTCCACCTGATGGGCCGCTCGTTCAAGTACCATCGCCCGCGCGGCCTGCTCTCGGCCGGCACGGACGAGCCGAACGCGCTCTTCTCCGTGGATCGCGGCCCCGGCCGGGTCGACCCGAACAACCGCGCCTCCGTGGTCGAGGCGACGGACGGGCTCGTCGTCGGCTCGCAGAACCGCTGGCCGAACCTGTCCTTCGACGTCGGCGCGGTGAACGATCTGCTGTCGCCGGTCTTCGTGGCGGGCTTCTACTACAAGACCTTCATGTGGCCGCGGAAGTTCTGGGACAAGGTCTACGAGCCGATCATCCGCGCCGCCGCCGGTCTCGGCGTCGCGCCGAAGGAGGGCGATCCGGACCGCTACGCCCACCGCCACGCCCATTGCGACGTGCTCATCGTCGGCGCCGGCCCCGCCGGCCTCGCGGCTGCGCTCGCCGCCGCGCGCTCCGGCAAGCGGGTGATGCTCGCCGACGAGCAGTCCGAGCCCGGCGGCGCGCTGCTGCACGACGTGACCTCGACCATCGAGGGGAAGCCGGCCCAGCAGTGGGTCGCCGAGACGCTGGCCGAGCTCGACGGCTTCGAGACCGTCGTCGTGCTGCCGCGCACCACGGCGTTCGGCTACTACAACCACAACCACGCCGCCCTGGTGGAGCGGGTCTGCGACCATCTCGGCCGCGACGCCGCCCGCGACATGCCCCGCGAGCGGCTCTGGCAGGTGCGCGCCGGCGAGGTCGTCCTCGCCACCGGCTCGCACGAGCGCCCGCTGGTCTTCGCCGACAACGACCGCCCGGGCATTCTCCTCGCCGAGAGCCTGCGCGTCTTCGTCAACCGCTACGGCGTCGCCCCGGGCCGCAAGGTCGTGATCGCGACGACGGGCTCCTCCGCCTACACGGTGGCGGCCGACCTGCACGCGGCGGGGATCGCCGTCACCCTGGTCGACGCGCGGCTCGAGGCCGATTGCGCCGAGGACGCCGCCTGGCTGCGCGCCCGCGGCGTCGAGGTGATCGCCGGGCACACGGTGGTCGGCTCGAAGGGCCGGCTGCGGGTCACGGGCCTGATCGTCGCGCCCTTGACCGCGAACGGCTCCGTCGGCGCGCGCCGCACGCTGCCCTGCGACTGCGTCGGCATGTCCGGCGGCTGGACGCCGGCGGTGCACCTGTACTCGCAGTCCCGCGGCAAGCTCGCCTTCGACGCCGAGCGCGACGCCTTCCTGCCCGCGACGAGCGCGCAGGCCGAGCGCTCCGCCGGCGCCTGCGCGGGCGAGTACGACCTCGCCGCCTGCCTGAACGCCGGCTTCGCCGCCGGCGCCGCGGCGGCCGGCGTCGACGCCGCCCGCAGCTTCCAGGCGAGCGCGACCCGCACCGGCTTCCAGCCGATGCGGGTTCTGCCCACCGACGTCGACCCGGGCAAGGTGCGCGCCTTCCTCGACTTCCAGAACGACGTCACCGCCAAGGACGTCAAGCTCGCCGTGCGCGAGGGCTTCCACTCGATCGAGCACGTGAAGCGCTACACCACGACGGGCATGGCCACCGACCAGGGCAAGACGTCGAACATGAACGCGCTCGGCCTCGTCGCCGGGCTGCTCGACAAGCCCCTTCCGGCGGTGGGCACCACCACCTTCCGCCCGCCCTACACGCCGGTGAGCTTCTCGGCTCTCGTCGGCCCGAACAAGGGCGACCTGTTCGACCCGATCCGTCGCACGCCGATCCACGATTGGGCCGTCGAGCACGGGGCGGCGTTCGAGAACGTCTCGCTCTGGCGCCGCGCCTGGTACTTCCCGAAGGCCGGCGAGGACATGCACGCCGCGGTCCTGCGCGAGTGCAGGGCGGTGCGCGAATCGGTCGGCATCTTCGACGCCTCGACGCTCGGCAAGATCGAGGTCGTGGGACCGGACGCCGCCGAGTTCATGAACCGGATGTACGTCAACGCCTGGACGAAGCTCGCCCCCGGCAAGTGCCGCTACGGCCTGATGCTCAAGGAAGACGGCTACATCACCGACGACGGCGTCGTGGCGCGCATGGCGGACGACCGCTTCCACGTCACGACGACGACCGGCGGCGCGCCGCGGGTGCTGGCGCTCATGGAGGACTACCTCCAGACCGAGTGGCCGGACCTGAACGTCTTCCTCACCTCGATCACCGAGCAATGGGCGGTGATCGCGCTGCAGGGGCCGAAGGCGCGCGAGATCCTCTCGACGCTCGTCTCCGACATCGATCTCTCGAACGAGGCCTTCCCGCACATGTCGGTCCGCGAGGGCTACATCTGCGGGGTGCCGACCCGGCTGATGCGCGTGTCCTTCACCGGCGAGCTCGGATTCGAGATCAACGTGCCGGCCGATTACGGCCGCGCCGTGTGGGAGGCGGTCTACGAGGCGGGGCGGCCCTTCGGGATCACGCCCTACGGCACCGAGACCATGCACGTGCTGCGCGCCGAGAAGGGCTTCATCATCGTCGGCCAGGAGACCGACGGCACGGTGACGGCCGACGACGTCGGGCTCGGCGGCATGGTCTCGAAGGTCAAGGCGGATTTCGTCGGCAAGCGCTCGCTGTCGCGTCCCGACGTGGTCGCCTCCGGCCGCAAGCAGCTCGTCGGCCTCGTCACCGAGGACCCGAGCGAGCTCCTCGACGAGGGTGCGCAGATCGTCCTCGACCCGACCGCGCCGAAGCCCGTGCCGATGCTCGGCCACGTGACCTCGAGCTACGTCAGCCCCGCCGCCGGGCGCACCATCGCGCTCGCCCTCGTCGCCGACGGGCGCGCGCGGATGGGCGAGACGGTCCACGTCACCACGATGCGCGGCTTCGCCCGCGCGACGATCACCGAGACGGTCTTCGTCGACCCCAAGGGAGAGCGCGTCAATGCTTGA
- a CDS encoding sarcosine oxidase subunit delta has product MLLITCPHCGPRPELEFRYGGEAHVARPTDPSALDDQAWSEFLFVRDNPKGLYAERWNHAHGCQRWFNALRDTHSDKFVTTYPAGAPRPDLAAEEIR; this is encoded by the coding sequence ATGCTGCTGATCACCTGCCCCCATTGCGGGCCGCGGCCCGAGCTAGAGTTCCGCTACGGCGGCGAGGCCCACGTGGCGCGCCCGACCGACCCGTCCGCCCTCGACGACCAGGCCTGGTCCGAGTTCCTGTTCGTGCGCGACAACCCCAAGGGTCTCTACGCCGAGCGCTGGAACCACGCCCACGGCTGCCAGCGCTGGTTCAACGCGCTGCGCGACACCCATTCCGACAAGTTCGTCACCACCTACCCCGCCGGCGCGCCGCGCCCCGATCTGGCCGCGGAGGAGATCCGATGA
- a CDS encoding sarcosine oxidase subunit beta family protein gives MRRFNLMNLLSEATRAHQGWGRQWRSPEPKTSYDVIIVGGGGHGLGTAWYLAKEFGITNVAVLEKGWIGGGNTGRNTTIIRSNYLYDESAHLYDHAVKLWEGLSQDLNYNVMFSQRGVMMLAHNIHDVQIFKRHVYANRLNGVDNEWLTPEQAKEYCPPLNIARDARYPVLGAALQRRAGTARHDAVAWGYARAADSRGVDIIQNCEVTGFRRDPSSGAVTGVETTKGFIGAKTVGVVAAGHTSVIMERAGVRMPLTSFPLQALVSEPVKPVFPCVVMSNAVHAYISQSDKGELVIGAGTDQYVSYSQQGGLQISTHTLDAICEIFPQFARMRMLRNWGGIVDVTPDRSPIIGKTPVPGLFVNCGWGTGGFKATPGSAHTFAYTLAKGEPHKINAPFTLDRFRTGRLIDEAAAAAVAH, from the coding sequence ATGCGCCGTTTCAACCTGATGAACCTCCTGAGCGAGGCCACCCGCGCTCACCAGGGCTGGGGCCGCCAATGGCGCTCGCCCGAACCGAAGACGAGCTACGACGTGATCATCGTCGGCGGCGGCGGCCACGGGCTCGGCACGGCCTGGTATCTCGCCAAGGAGTTCGGGATCACCAACGTCGCGGTTCTCGAGAAGGGTTGGATCGGCGGCGGCAATACCGGCCGCAACACGACCATCATCCGCTCGAACTATCTCTACGACGAGAGCGCGCATCTCTACGACCACGCGGTCAAGCTCTGGGAGGGCCTCTCCCAGGACCTGAACTACAACGTGATGTTCTCGCAGCGCGGCGTGATGATGCTGGCGCACAACATCCACGACGTGCAGATCTTCAAGCGTCACGTCTACGCCAACCGGCTCAACGGCGTCGACAACGAGTGGCTGACGCCGGAGCAGGCGAAGGAGTACTGCCCGCCGCTCAACATCGCCCGCGACGCGCGCTATCCGGTGCTCGGCGCCGCCCTGCAGCGCCGCGCCGGCACGGCGCGCCACGACGCGGTGGCCTGGGGCTACGCCCGCGCCGCCGACAGCCGCGGCGTCGACATCATCCAGAATTGCGAGGTCACCGGCTTCCGCCGCGATCCCTCGAGCGGCGCCGTCACCGGCGTCGAGACGACGAAGGGCTTCATCGGCGCCAAGACGGTGGGCGTCGTCGCCGCCGGACACACCTCGGTGATCATGGAGCGCGCCGGCGTGCGCATGCCGCTGACGAGCTTCCCGCTGCAGGCGCTCGTCTCCGAGCCGGTCAAGCCGGTCTTCCCCTGCGTCGTGATGTCGAACGCGGTCCACGCCTACATCTCGCAGTCGGACAAGGGCGAGCTCGTCATCGGCGCGGGCACGGACCAGTACGTGTCCTACTCGCAGCAGGGCGGCCTGCAGATCTCGACGCACACGCTCGACGCCATCTGCGAGATCTTCCCGCAATTCGCCCGCATGCGCATGCTGCGCAACTGGGGCGGCATCGTCGACGTCACGCCCGACCGCTCGCCGATCATCGGCAAGACGCCGGTGCCGGGGCTGTTCGTCAATTGCGGCTGGGGCACGGGCGGCTTCAAGGCGACGCCGGGCTCGGCCCACACCTTCGCCTACACGCTCGCCAAGGGCGAGCCGCACAAGATCAACGCGCCGTTCACGCTCGATCGCTTCCGCACCGGGCGGCTGATCGACGAGGCGGCCGCGGCCGCCGTCGCGCACTGA
- a CDS encoding potassium transporter TrkG, translating into MSLATRLIRRLGRSRRTAPLSYAVRPRALARPLGDLAIALATLTAVPAAVGVALGDGVVVGACAGVAIGLALIGRRARALGGKADLRTHETLAVTTLAFAGGGLAGAVPFWFAGYGPAHGLFEAVSGVTTTGLTVTARPEEMPGAILFWRAWLQWVGGLGFTVLAVALAGGGSVAARHLAAAQGQTDDLVANARRHVRKLFGLYAALTLAGIGALALAGLPVGEAVLFALTAVSTAGFAPDSESAGAIDPLAGPIVLGALMLAGAVSFTMADRVRERGISYLARDVELRALVCLALGAFALLWLASAIAGGEGPGAGDLFFVALSAQTTTGYSTLDVGALDPASKLVLMLSMLVGGDMGSTAGGMKVVRFLVVLRVVQILVLRASLPRSAVVHLRLGPHRPSDAEALNAVAIALLFLITPPVCALPVILAGHPPLDALFDVTSALTTTGLATGIAGPDLGPGFSLYFSALMLVGRVEILAAIVALRPQTWIGRTPA; encoded by the coding sequence ATGAGTCTCGCCACGCGCCTGATCCGCCGCCTCGGCCGAAGCCGCCGAACGGCCCCGCTCAGCTACGCCGTGCGCCCGCGCGCGCTCGCCCGCCCGCTCGGGGACCTCGCCATCGCGCTCGCGACGTTGACGGCGGTTCCGGCCGCCGTGGGCGTCGCGCTGGGCGATGGCGTCGTCGTCGGCGCCTGCGCGGGCGTCGCGATTGGGCTCGCGCTGATCGGCCGGCGGGCCCGCGCGCTCGGCGGCAAGGCGGACCTGCGCACGCACGAGACCCTCGCCGTGACCACCCTCGCCTTCGCCGGAGGCGGGCTCGCGGGCGCGGTTCCGTTCTGGTTCGCCGGCTACGGACCGGCGCACGGCCTGTTCGAGGCGGTCTCCGGCGTCACCACGACCGGGCTCACCGTCACCGCGCGACCGGAGGAGATGCCGGGCGCGATCCTGTTCTGGCGGGCCTGGCTGCAATGGGTCGGCGGGCTCGGCTTCACCGTGCTCGCCGTGGCGCTCGCCGGTGGCGGCTCGGTCGCGGCGCGCCACCTCGCGGCGGCGCAGGGCCAGACCGACGACCTCGTCGCCAATGCGCGCCGCCACGTCCGGAAGCTCTTCGGCCTCTACGCCGCCCTGACCCTCGCCGGCATCGGCGCCCTCGCGCTGGCGGGCCTGCCCGTCGGCGAGGCCGTTCTGTTCGCGCTCACCGCCGTCTCGACGGCGGGCTTCGCGCCGGATTCCGAGAGCGCCGGGGCGATCGACCCTCTGGCGGGTCCGATCGTGCTCGGCGCCTTGATGCTCGCGGGCGCGGTCTCCTTCACCATGGCCGACCGGGTGCGCGAGCGCGGGATCTCCTATCTCGCCCGCGACGTCGAGCTGCGGGCGCTCGTGTGCCTGGCGCTGGGGGCCTTCGCGCTGCTGTGGCTCGCTTCGGCGATCGCCGGAGGCGAGGGGCCTGGCGCGGGAGACCTGTTCTTCGTCGCCCTCTCCGCCCAGACCACCACCGGCTACTCGACGCTCGACGTCGGCGCGCTCGACCCGGCGAGCAAGCTCGTGCTGATGCTCTCGATGCTCGTGGGCGGCGACATGGGCTCGACGGCGGGCGGGATGAAGGTCGTGCGCTTCCTCGTCGTGCTGCGCGTCGTCCAGATCCTGGTCCTGCGCGCCAGCCTGCCGCGCTCGGCCGTGGTGCACCTGCGGCTCGGCCCGCATCGGCCGAGCGACGCGGAGGCGCTCAATGCCGTGGCGATCGCGCTGCTCTTCCTGATCACCCCGCCGGTCTGCGCCCTGCCGGTGATCCTCGCCGGACATCCGCCGCTCGACGCGCTGTTCGACGTCACCTCGGCGCTGACCACGACGGGGCTCGCCACGGGGATCGCCGGGCCGGATCTCGGCCCCGGCTTCTCCCTCTATTTCAGCGCGTTGATGCTGGTGGGCCGCGTCGAGATCCTCGCCGCCATCGTCGCCCTGCGCCCGCAGACCTGGATCGGGCGCACGCCCGCCTGA
- a CDS encoding NAD-binding protein, with the protein MRIVFVGASQTAVNAARRLGESGHEVVMIDESRERLTAIEGELDVALLHGDGSKPGLLREADPEHSDVLVAMSDSDQDNIIASVVGRSLGFGTVVTKIEDESLEPICREIGLDAVIVPARANARRLAALIEGRDDEALSGMIRGDVRLFAFTVEKPDAGPISGLGLPEGSRAVVVYRDEETIVVDDDALELRPGDEVVILAKARHLETLERKWAHGAHSGRALSGLE; encoded by the coding sequence ATGCGCATCGTCTTCGTCGGAGCCTCGCAGACCGCCGTCAACGCCGCGCGACGGCTCGGCGAATCCGGCCACGAGGTGGTGATGATCGACGAGAGCCGCGAGCGGCTCACCGCCATCGAGGGCGAGCTCGACGTCGCCCTGCTCCACGGCGACGGCTCGAAGCCGGGCCTCCTGCGCGAGGCCGACCCGGAGCATTCGGACGTGCTCGTCGCCATGTCCGATTCGGACCAGGACAACATCATCGCGAGCGTCGTCGGCCGGTCCCTCGGCTTCGGCACGGTCGTCACCAAGATCGAGGACGAATCGCTCGAGCCGATCTGCCGGGAGATCGGCCTCGATGCGGTGATCGTCCCCGCCCGCGCCAATGCGCGGCGCCTCGCGGCGCTCATCGAGGGGCGCGACGACGAGGCCCTCTCCGGCATGATCCGCGGGGACGTGCGGCTCTTCGCCTTCACGGTGGAGAAGCCGGACGCCGGCCCGATCTCCGGCCTCGGCCTGCCGGAGGGCAGCCGCGCCGTCGTGGTCTATCGCGACGAGGAGACGATCGTCGTCGACGACGACGCCCTGGAGCTGCGGCCGGGCGACGAGGTGGTGATCCTCGCCAAGGCGCGGCACCTCGAGACGCTGGAGAGGAAATGGGCCCACGGCGCCCATTCCGGGCGGGCGCTGTCGGGCCTCGAATGA
- a CDS encoding GlxA family transcriptional regulator, with translation MLPESPVRPALALRVGFILAQNFTLSALSLFVDPLRLAADEGDRSRPIRCSWAIMAGSGEPTRSSCGLSVGRTAPFVDPRSFDYVVVVGGLLHAGQQIDPATETYLKTAALAGVPLIGVCTGSFVLARAGLMKGRRACVSWYHHADYEAEFDDTTPLSDQLFLVDHDRITCAGGAGVADLAAYLIEKHLGRSVAQKALHVLLLQHARAASDAQPHAFALDRIGDERVKRALRLMEQNIAEPLTIDAIAGKLALSTRQLERLFQGRLRLRPAVVYRQLRLRHARWLLENTRKPVTAIAVETGFCDAAHFSRQFKSYFNLSPSLVRAARVAGEAEPAPSLEPSAPLDPATPIEAAE, from the coding sequence ATGCTCCCCGAATCCCCCGTTCGCCCGGCGCTCGCGCTTCGCGTCGGTTTCATCCTGGCCCAGAACTTCACCCTCTCCGCGCTCTCGCTCTTCGTCGACCCGCTGCGGCTCGCCGCCGACGAGGGCGATCGCTCGCGGCCGATCCGCTGCTCCTGGGCGATCATGGCGGGGAGCGGCGAGCCGACGCGGTCGAGCTGCGGGCTGAGCGTCGGGCGCACCGCGCCCTTCGTCGACCCGCGCAGCTTCGACTACGTGGTCGTCGTCGGCGGGCTGCTCCATGCCGGCCAGCAGATCGACCCGGCGACGGAGACCTACCTGAAGACCGCGGCGCTCGCCGGCGTGCCCCTGATCGGCGTGTGCACGGGCTCCTTCGTGCTCGCCCGCGCGGGCCTGATGAAGGGCCGGCGGGCCTGCGTCTCCTGGTATCACCACGCCGACTACGAGGCGGAGTTCGACGACACGACGCCGCTCTCCGACCAGCTCTTCCTCGTCGACCACGACCGCATCACCTGCGCCGGCGGGGCGGGCGTCGCGGATCTCGCGGCCTACCTGATCGAGAAGCATCTCGGCCGCTCGGTGGCGCAGAAGGCGCTGCACGTGCTGCTCCTCCAGCACGCTCGCGCGGCGAGCGACGCCCAGCCCCATGCCTTCGCCCTCGACCGGATCGGCGACGAGCGCGTCAAGCGCGCGCTGCGGCTGATGGAGCAGAACATCGCCGAGCCGCTGACCATCGACGCCATCGCCGGCAAGCTCGCGCTGTCCACGCGCCAGCTGGAGCGGCTGTTCCAGGGCCGGCTGCGGCTGCGCCCGGCGGTGGTCTATCGCCAGCTGCGGCTGCGCCACGCGCGCTGGCTGCTCGAGAACACCCGCAAGCCCGTCACGGCCATCGCGGTCGAGACCGGCTTCTGCGACGCCGCGCATTTCTCGCGCCAGTTCAAGAGCTACTTCAACCTGTCGCCGAGCCTGGTGCGCGCCGCCCGCGTCGCCGGAGAGGCGGAGCCCGCGCCGTCCCTCGAGCCGTCCGCCCCGCTCGACCCGGCCACGCCGATCGAGGCGGCGGAATAG
- a CDS encoding FAD-dependent oxidoreductase has product MKTHARVVVIGGGVVGAGTLYHLAKKGWSDVVLIERKELTSGSTWHAAGLLPLFNMSYSVGRIHKYSVELYGQLQAETGQDVGFRRVSNIRLARTKDRWDEYMYYKNIADTLGVTVEVLTPEQVRELWPLANMDGLIGAIRHPDDGYIQPADLTQAFAIGARARGAEIYRFTTVTGIERTADGMWKVRTDKGDITCEHVVSATGNFARKTGEMVGLDIPVIPVEHQYIVTEPHPDILARQKQGLPEMGVLRESDSGWYMREEAGGLILGPYEKKAPVCYVDGPDAESEYELFQEELDRLGPYIETAMERVPAFGEVGVKKVYNGAIAYTPDGSPIIGPAWDLPNFWLNEGHSFGVTAAGGAGWQLAEWIVEGEPTIDMGGVDPRRFGAHATRGFLKAKNEEAYENVFTVHYPDEERAAARPLRRSPVYERMAALGAVFGSVYGWERPNWFAPEGYGLDAADLDQDDVLLNENHPPAKEGEKPRERWSFRRSNYFEHVGNEVRNVHEAVGIQDLTAFAKYEVSGPGAEAWLDRVLANRLPKKIGRIALTHMLAANGGTRAEFTVFREGPEKFYLVGMGSAERHDFDYLSKLRPRDGSVDLQKITTQVGVLALAGPHARDVLQKVTDTDLSNGAFPWLTGKSIDLGWANAKALRVNFVGELGWELHLPVEMTAYAFDLLMEAGKAYGIKPYGVRAMDSMRLEKSYRVLPRELSIEYAALESGLDRFVRLDKEDFIGREALLAWQARGFENRFVTLEVFDVTDADARGNEALVKNGALVGRATSGGFGWRTGKSIALGMVRPDLAEIGTELDIVVLGKPHRAMVVGESPFDPDNQRLRA; this is encoded by the coding sequence ATGAAGACGCATGCGCGGGTAGTCGTGATCGGAGGCGGCGTGGTCGGAGCGGGCACGCTCTACCATCTCGCCAAGAAGGGCTGGTCGGACGTCGTCCTGATCGAGCGCAAGGAGCTCACCTCCGGCTCGACCTGGCACGCCGCGGGCCTGCTGCCGCTGTTCAACATGAGCTACTCGGTCGGGCGGATCCACAAGTACTCGGTCGAGCTCTACGGCCAGCTCCAGGCGGAGACCGGCCAGGACGTGGGCTTCCGGCGCGTGTCCAACATCCGCCTCGCGCGGACCAAGGACCGCTGGGACGAGTACATGTACTACAAGAACATCGCCGACACGCTGGGCGTGACGGTCGAGGTTCTCACCCCCGAGCAGGTCCGGGAGCTGTGGCCGCTCGCGAACATGGACGGCCTCATCGGCGCCATCCGCCATCCCGACGACGGCTACATCCAGCCGGCCGACCTGACCCAGGCCTTCGCCATCGGCGCCCGCGCCCGCGGCGCGGAGATCTACCGCTTCACCACCGTCACCGGCATCGAGCGCACCGCCGACGGCATGTGGAAGGTGCGGACCGACAAGGGCGACATCACCTGCGAGCACGTGGTCTCGGCCACGGGCAACTTCGCCCGCAAGACCGGCGAGATGGTCGGGCTCGACATTCCCGTCATCCCGGTCGAGCACCAGTACATCGTCACCGAGCCGCATCCCGACATCCTGGCGCGCCAGAAGCAGGGCCTGCCCGAGATGGGCGTGCTGCGCGAGTCGGATTCGGGCTGGTACATGCGCGAGGAGGCCGGCGGCCTCATCCTCGGCCCCTACGAGAAGAAGGCGCCCGTCTGCTACGTCGACGGGCCCGACGCCGAGAGCGAGTACGAGCTGTTCCAGGAGGAGCTCGATCGCCTCGGGCCCTACATCGAGACCGCCATGGAGCGCGTGCCCGCCTTCGGCGAGGTCGGCGTCAAGAAGGTCTACAACGGCGCCATCGCCTACACCCCGGACGGCTCGCCGATCATCGGCCCGGCCTGGGACCTGCCGAACTTCTGGCTGAACGAGGGCCATTCCTTCGGCGTCACCGCCGCCGGCGGCGCCGGCTGGCAGCTGGCCGAGTGGATCGTCGAGGGCGAGCCCACCATCGACATGGGCGGCGTCGACCCGCGCCGCTTCGGCGCCCACGCCACCCGCGGCTTCCTCAAGGCCAAGAACGAGGAAGCCTACGAGAACGTCTTCACCGTCCACTACCCGGACGAGGAGCGGGCCGCGGCGCGCCCGCTGCGCCGCTCGCCGGTCTACGAGCGCATGGCCGCGCTCGGCGCGGTGTTCGGCTCGGTCTACGGCTGGGAGCGCCCGAACTGGTTCGCGCCGGAGGGCTACGGCCTCGACGCGGCGGATCTCGATCAGGACGACGTGCTCCTCAACGAGAACCATCCGCCGGCGAAGGAGGGCGAGAAGCCCCGCGAGCGCTGGTCGTTCCGCCGCTCGAACTATTTCGAGCACGTCGGGAACGAGGTGCGCAACGTCCACGAGGCGGTGGGCATCCAGGATCTCACGGCCTTCGCCAAGTACGAGGTCTCCGGCCCCGGCGCCGAGGCGTGGCTCGACCGCGTCCTGGCGAACCGCCTGCCGAAGAAGATCGGCCGCATCGCGCTCACCCACATGCTGGCGGCGAACGGCGGCACCCGGGCGGAGTTCACCGTCTTCCGCGAGGGGCCGGAAAAGTTCTATCTCGTCGGCATGGGCTCGGCCGAGCGGCACGACTTCGACTACCTGTCGAAGCTGCGCCCCCGCGACGGCTCGGTGGACCTGCAGAAGATCACGACGCAGGTCGGCGTCCTGGCGCTCGCCGGCCCGCATGCCCGCGACGTGCTCCAGAAGGTCACCGACACCGACCTCTCGAACGGCGCCTTCCCCTGGCTGACCGGCAAGTCGATCGACCTGGGCTGGGCCAACGCCAAGGCGCTGCGCGTCAACTTCGTCGGGGAGCTGGGCTGGGAGCTGCACCTGCCGGTGGAGATGACGGCCTACGCCTTCGACCTCCTGATGGAGGCCGGCAAGGCCTACGGCATCAAGCCCTACGGCGTGCGCGCCATGGACTCGATGCGGCTCGAGAAGTCCTACCGCGTGCTGCCGCGCGAGCTCTCGATCGAGTACGCGGCGCTCGAATCCGGCCTCGACCGCTTCGTGCGGCTCGACAAGGAGGACTTCATCGGCCGCGAGGCGCTCCTCGCCTGGCAGGCGCGCGGCTTCGAGAACCGGTTCGTCACGCTCGAGGTCTTCGACGTCACCGACGCCGACGCCCGCGGCAACGAGGCGCTCGTCAAGAACGGCGCGCTCGTCGGCCGCGCCACCTCCGGCGGCTTCGGCTGGCGGACGGGCAAGTCCATCGCGCTCGGCATGGTCCGCCCGGACCTCGCCGAGATCGGCACCGAGCTCGACATCGTCGTGCTCGGCAAGCCGCACCGCGCCATGGTCGTGGGCGAATCGCCCTTCGACCCGGACAACCAGCGCCTCCGGGCCTGA